The genomic stretch TAAAACAAGCCATTCTGATTTGGCACTGCTTCTTACATCAGGTGCAGACATTTTTGAATTTCTCTGCAGCCTTGTCTAACTATCTTCAATCACAGCAttaatgtgagagcacaaagatgaggttgAAATGAGCAAACACAATGAATGTGGAGATATaagaacactgagtaaaaacagagaaaaccagGACAGAGAAAAAGATAACCGAGCAAAAACGGCGGAATCTGCTCCTCATTGCTGTGCGCTCAGGTTGGGATGAACTGTGAGCAGCtccttatcatttaaaggaacaggcggtGAAACCAGCCATTCTTAGCAGGGCTGTTAAGACAGgaggagaatgctgctgtggtgtttgatccttgtagtattttgaacaaagcaggcAGCAGACCTGTGTTGTCTTGTAGAGGGGAAAATATATCCCTGTTAAATTCACAGTAAAAATATTTCCAGGTTAATTCTGAGGAATGAAGGGCTTGTAAATGTCATGTGCATATTTAATTTGGCtgtttaatttattacatgtacCTACACAAATGGCACAAAATGTAGATTAAGGGCCCTGAACAAACCGTGAGATAAAGCTGTGCATGTTGTGTTACTGTGGGATAATGCAGATCTTATGGTACAGGTAAAGCACTGCTAGGAAACATCACAGGTGAAAAATCTTATGATTTACGCCACAATTCTTCTCAGACGTGAATTGGACAGTGAATATAATACCCTTTTTTCTCTCAGCTGAAAACTGAATGAGACAAAACCCGCTTTGCTCCAAATGACTAAGCAGAGCTTTCCCTTTGAACAGCGTTTACTCATAACCCTCCTTTGATTCATTCATGAAGAGTCGTTTGTGGTAAAAGCTCTCAGCACGATAAAGCCCTTCAAGAAGATAAAGACCCACATTATGTCCAGTAACCTCTTGGAAAACCTCTGCTACTTCATTAAACAAGGCTGGAGTTGGCCTATTTCAATTTCCCAATCCCAATTCAACGGCTGCaaattttaaggtggactgacaaaaaaatgtaaatactcAGCAGTGCCCTGCTCCTCAGCGCCCTGAGCACACGAGATGACACTGATAAGAATGAGAGTGCTCTATTCATTTGggctggattttttttacaatgaaaGTCGCCACTGGCTGCAGAGATAAAACAATTCTGAGgcttaaaaacagaaaacaatgcagaaaacaatgatttcctttgttttatcaAGCACCAAGAGTTTGGTGTAGGATGTAAACAATGAtaaagtttcaaaatcattctcTCACCCACTCCATACAGTCCGTTTATGaacaataaaatgcaaaaactGATCTCACTttgttgtgatgtcataataTCATTACATTTGCATATTTCCGCTAACTCAGCCTGCAGCCGCTCCAGCGGTAAAACCTCCCACTCACGGTCGCTGCAATATCTCGCAATTACGATTATGTTCTCGAAATATTAATGGGATATTTTGAAATCACGGCTTATTTTCTCAAATAATCATTAATGAGAACTTTTCTGGAAACATTGCTTTCCCCAACATTTTGAAGCACTCACAATTATGagttattatatttattcaagTTGTTATCAGATATATCATGGCACAATTCTGAGAAAACCAGTCACAATTTTGACATATAGTGTGGTCAGAAAAGGCTCACATACAAAATGAATTGTgacttatttgtttaaaaaaaaaacacacagacgtCAGAAGTGGACCTTGGGGAAAACGaaaagaaacacaaagaaaacGTAAGATATGTGCCCTTTTAAACAACAATGTGCTTTTGTGGCTGCAGGCGGGTGGCTCCACGGTATGGACGCCTATATCACAGCGCACATAACAAGAGGACCATCACATTGTGGTGAAAAGGGAATGGGAATGTAGCTGATATCTGATCACTCAAAATAAAAGGAATGTAAGCGAATGGTAAAGAgttaaaaaaaggcaaaaaaattCCTGCAGGCGAATTCCACATATGAAATACCTTGTCGTTGAGTCGCACAATCTGGTCCATTTTGTCCTCATCCTGGAGGAGCTCGCGCAGTTCGGTCGTGTTCAGGACTCTGTAGCCGTCGGGACACGAGTTACTCTCGCGCTTCTGGGACATTTTAGTCCCCGCTCAAAACCTTCACACAACTCCTTTAACCGGGCAGCAGtgtgccatctctctctctctctctctctctctctctctctccctctcttactgtgagtgtgagagaggggcGCTGAATGTAAACGGAGCTGCAGGAggaggatctctctctctctctctctctctctctctcacacacacacacacgctctctgctgtttcagagtctctctctctgatgattCAGTCTGTCTATCTTTATATCTGTAAGGAGGAGGAAGATAAGGAAATTATTTCTCTTCCTCCGCTATttcagaatctctctctctctctctctctctctctctctctctctctatctcactcactcactcactcaatacTAGAGCGTGTTTGCTGTTTGACTGTAGTTCCTAGGTTCACCACGAGTAGGAGCCACAACGCCGCTACAAATAACTTCACGGTTATCGCGGAGTAAAATAGCGTTAAAGCCGGTTCCTACGGTCTGTGATCTCTTTCTGGTTCAGAGTGCTATTTGCTGCACACAGTACACGCATGTGCAGTTTGTGCTTGTTTAGTCTCCACAGTAAAGAACACATTTAAATGCTCTTGAACCACTGCACATGACACCTTGCTCAATGCCAAACGTGGGCTAGAGGGATGTAAATCCACAGCACTGGACTGTTTTATTACTCATAGACGTCCACTTGCATTGTTTTTCTCATTGCATTTTCTCCACAGTATTATATCTGCTTGCCGCATGGGCGTTTTGACACAACGGTAAAGAATTCCCATTACGCATTGGCTGCTGCTATATTCGTTTGCATATAGTTTAAATTAGCTGAGGTTCTCACTCTGCATCAAGTCcaaatctattttttttaagtttgtatATTCATTTTGAAATAATTATTCAGTGTACGAGACAGCATGAGTATCACTGTCACAAAGTAGGTCCTGGGTACTGCCTTGTCTCTGGTCACTGTGAAGAGTTTGTCTGTAGGGGTGTCCTTTAGGTGGATTCTAAGTAATTGTTGGcatggattggctgtgtgaattgtgtgtgtgtgtgtgtgtgtgtgtgagagagagagagacacaattgtgtgatgccctgcgacAAACTGATGCATTgtccaggtgtttttttttcctgctcaatgtctctggacccaccgcaaccctatTCAGGAAGTGCTTAAAAGATTTATTGTCATCTGCAGATATTGGCACCTGTCAAATATCAGGCAAAACGTTTATCAGTTCGTCCGTAGACGATAGCATTAATTTTCTCACGATACCAATTTATAACAAAGCTAATATCCCTGTATTCTCAGAATCAATATgtatcatttaaaaaagaaatacatttccCATGATGCTCCAGTGTTGGCGCGAAATTTCCCAGCGCGTCTCTAATTGGATGATCTTCACGGGGTCATTATTTTCTAGTGACGCAACACCGAGAAGCAACATGGCGTCGCGGTCGGGGGATCGCTGGAGAGAGGGGCTTCCAGAACatgaaatgattaaaaaacTCCGTGAAAGACTCCACCTGGAGCCACGGGGAACGAGCCGGAGGATAGCGAAGAACCTCAGCTTCTGTCTGAACGGAGATTTTTTCATTTGGGACAATGTGGAGAGTGTGTTTTATACAACAAACCTCCGGCAGATGAACTCCGAGGAGGCGCTGGACTCTAAATACCAGGTAACAACTCACACATGGATATAATGAGAGGGTGTGAGTTTATTGTACAGACAAATACACCAGAGAGTGTCCGAGTTCATTATACAGAGCTTAAAGGGTGAAATGAGCTCATGTTTTGTTCTTATTCTTCAACTTCGTATTCAGATATcccattctaccttaaatggtacAATAGTTAAATTGAACTgctgtatcatttaaggtggaactgcaaGTTCGAATGAGAACGAAACTTCAGCCTCATTAGAGATAATAGTGTAAAATTATCACATAGTTGCCCCAAACATTATAAGTAAACTGtaaagctgtttaaaaaaacaacaacacatgtAAGAGTAATGAAACCGAGTTAATAGAAAAGTGCATGTAGATTCCACACAGTTTGCAACTAATCACTTAGTACTTTAGCAAAAAACATGACCTGCTTTTTGCCTGAAATATCAGAATTAATACATGGGCTAAAGGGAATTGATATATTGTACCTCAATGATAACATGGTTTGCTTCAAGTGTTAGAATATGTCTTTTTGACAGACTTTGCTGTGCATCAACCCACCCCTGTTTGAAGTGTGTCAGGTGCTGCTCAGTCCTACTCAGTATCATGTGGCTCTCATTGGTCAGCGTGGAGCCACAGTGCTGGAGTTGCCCCAACGATGGGGCAAAAAATCAGAGTTTGAAGGTGGACGCCATCAAATAAACTGCAGGTAAGTCCTGTTGACGTGTCATGCGGTTTGACCACAGCAGCTAAAACATAAAGTTTTACATAATGTTGTGTTGCTATTTGGgcagtgattctaattctaatgtgTATATTTCTTCTCAGGACAATTCCTGTAGCTGAGCGCTTCTTCACCAGTTCAACCTCTGTCACTCTGCGGCAGGCTGCGTGGTACCCCAGCGAGACGGAAGATCCCCATCTGGCGCTTCTTACCTCAGACAACACCATCAGGTGTTTAGAGGAGCTACCAGAAAGTGTTAACACACAATTAAATGGATCTGACTatggttttatttgtaaaatcatATAGGTCACATGAGTTACATGAATTAATTAACAGATTGTTTTCACTTCATAGACTTAATAAATAGGTTGTGACTTTGTTTTTCATGGTGTAGATTCTACAACCTTAAGGAGCCCCAGACTCCAGCTAGAGTGCTGCCTGTGTCTCAGTCAGAGGAGGACACCACCATCCACTCAAGAGGGTGAGAATGTGTACTGTTAATTTAATGCTTTACTTTCTTTAACTGTAGAGTAGTAATTAGATTTGGTGCATCATGAAATCACAGTGGAACTATACTGTTGTCAGAGTCTAATCTGGATATTCTTCCTCTAGACCCTCCTATGCAGCATCTCTGGGTGAGATCGCTGTGGCATTTGACTTCGGCCCACTTGTGGATGCCCCCCGCCAACTGACCACCCAGCGGGAGAAGGGCGACCTGCTGGTTTACCCCTTATACATCCTCTATGAGAACGGAGAGACCTTTCTAAGCTATACGTCCCTTACACACACGTAATAATGCTTTACTGAATTTTGTTGCAAAGATTGTAGTCATGTGAAatagtcatttaaacactagtgctttttttatttatattacctTTCAGAGTCAtgattcatattttataaattatgaatttgttttaatgtgtgttttactgtttgtgtgtgttttgtcagtAATCTGGGAAAGCTGCTGGGTCCCCTGCCCATGTATCCTGCTGCTGAGGACAACTATGGCTACGACGCCTGTGCTATACTTTGTCTGCCCTGTGTGCCCAACATCCTTGTCATCGCCACTGAAACTGGGATGCTGTATCACTGTGTGGTGCTGGAGGCTGAGGAGGAAGATGATGGTGGAGTAAGTACCCACCTGTTTTCATActgcatatatttgtattttattttaataacatttcttTGCGTATTGAGCTTGCATGTAATATTATCTTCAGTACTAGGCTTCAGAATCTCAATGCTTTGAATgtcaaagtaaaatattttatagacaattttttttatttagaaatttagCATGTACTCTGTCCATCCACAGAGGAAATAGGATGTGAATATTATTGTGTTGTAACTTTAGTTTttgtgtaattatatttaaaaagggTTAGTTTTTGTCTACATTTATCTACATTGTCTagatttgttaaatattttcagggttttatttatttatttatttatttatttattcttttctcCCTCCCTTTTCACGGCTGGGTTGAaatgctgtgtgtttctgtgtgtgactAGGCAGTGGAGAGGTGGTCCAGGGGCTCAGAATCTGTGCCATCACTctatgtgtttgagtgtgtggagCTGGAGCTCACACTCAAGTTGCCACCCAGAGAAGAGGAGGACCTAGTAGAATCAGACTTCACTTGTCCAATCAGGTTACACAGAGGTAAGCAGGTCCGGCAAGAAAAATCATATCCCATTCACACCATGCTTTTCTAATAGCAGCACAAATTGCTGCTCTAATACAGTGTTATTGAGAGATTGTGTATAGAGTGTAAAATCGTTTGCATTCTTTTTAATTCCTGTACACTTACATTGCAACTTTACAATTTTGTTTTAAACTATTAATTTGAAGTCCCATTTGGATGCAAAATGTTAGCAAGAAACAGCAGATGACTTGCAAAATAAACCCCTGCTCAAATCTtatttgattcattcattcattgtctgtaaccacttatccagttcagggttgcagtgggttcggagactacccggaatcactgggcgcaaggcaggaacacaccctggagggggcgccagtcacatggcgacacgcacacattcactcacacctatggacactcttcagtcaccaatccacctaccagcgtttGTTTtaggtgggaggaaacccacgtggacacagggagaacacaccaaactcctcacaaagagtcacccagagcgtgactcgaacccacatcctccaggttcCTGCAGCTTTGtgaatgtgacactacctgctccgcCACTGTGCCGCTTTTATGATTAATTCCAAATGATTTGTTTTCTCATTGGTCATTTCTTTGTTTCAGATCCTCTGTGTCAGCACAGATACCACTGCACACATGAGGCAGGGGTTCACAGCGTGGGACTAACGTGGTTCAACAAACTCCACAAATTCCTGCAATCAGGTAAGTGCTGTATATTCCCTGTGTTGTGATTGTGGTACAAATGAAGGGGTTGTAGAAAGCTTATTTTATCATGCTGatatcttttaaaatgttaaggcTAGATTGGTCTGGTCCTGAAAGGCCTTAGTACGTTTGGGTGATTTGGGTGTTTTAGAGCAGCATTATTTGCTTGAAATTTCATTTCATTAACTGACCATTCATACAAGATAAAGCATCTGGAATTTCCCTAAATTATCCCACATTAGTTCAGAATGATCAAACAATGCCATATATAATGGGGCTAGGCTCATTTTACTTTCCTAAGAACATTTTTCATTCTCCTTTTCTCAGACCATCACCAATAATGTTATAAATTACTGTAGTCTTCTTTTCAGTGAGAAGATTAGATAAGATTTAAAAAGTTTTAGAAGATGGTCTTGTCTCCTGTTGCCAAAAACAGGTCCAGAACTATTACTTTACTGAATTAAAATCACATGCACTCAGATTATGACAACTCAAGATGTAAGATTAACTGATCCTAAGTCAGAATAAAGGAATGTGTTATGTACACATTGTGTGGGAATGTTTGTGCAGATGAGGAGGACAAGGACAGTCTACAGGAACTGGCAGCTGAACAGCGTTGTATAGTAGAACACATCCTTTGTACCAGACCCCTCGCCAGCAGGTATGTATGAAATATGTATGAAACTTTGTAATGGCATTATATCCCTTAATGCAGCATCATGCCTGTTTCGTGAAGTTACTGCTGTTGTGTTGATTCTTATTACCTCAACCCTAGCTCgtgtttactttttttcttttcttcctccttcaaaattaatttaaatgtgtttggcCCTGTTCTGATCCAGTGAATCAGATAAACATTACGCTAACACTAAAACCTGCAGAAAATGCAAAATGTTGGAAACCACTGACCTGAACCTTAGCTGATGTCAGTGAAATGTACATGCCATTGAAATTATCATTTGTTAACGTATTTGActatcattttgtttttgtcagtttaCCAGCTCCAGTGTGGGGTTTCTGGATAGTGTCTGATCTCTCTTTGGGTGCCACCATGATCTGCATCACCAGCTCTTACGAATGTCTCCTGCTCCCTCTGCTGTAAGTCACCCTTAGCTTCAAGCCAAATATGAATTATGTATTATATCTGAAAAATATTAATgcactttattatttatataagttCCATCGTGAGTAACTATTCACAAATACAAACTGAATTATAATAGATGTGTTTGGATATCATTAGCTTTTGTTGTTTGGACCCTTATTTTTGCAGAAGTTCTATTCGTCCCCCTTCTCCTCCTCTGTTGTGTTCCCGTGTGGGGACAGGCGAGGGGTCGGGAAGCTCCCCTTTGCGAGGACTGGCAGATGACTCGTTCGAGCAGCATATCCGAAACATTATGGCTCGCAGCTCTACCAATCCGCTGATGTTGAGGTAAGGCAACAAGGACAATTGCCGAATTACATCTGCAAACATATGAtttgaaatgtttcattaaGCTAGTTTGTAAGTGTACTAAGTAGATTAAGGCTTCCTTGGCTGTGTATTTTTCAGGGCAGGGGATAAAGACTCATCCTCCCCTACTCCAGAGTGTCTGCAGCTGCTGAGCCGAGCCACGCAGGTTTTCCGTGAAGAATACATCCTCAAGTTGGACTTGGCCCGAGAAGAAATGCAGAGAAGGTAAGAAAGTACACCCTGACATGTGTCCAAACTACGCAGCTATGTAAATTACCCCATAAGATAGAAGTAGTACACAACATAAGGTGGTAACTTTGGTTCTTTTTGAATGCTACTTGTTCAGCAGCACTGCATTGATTTAATGCAAACTACATGTAGTTACATGTTCCCAACAGAGAGGGCTCCAAATGACCATGCTTTAAAATTCCATTTCTTTTAAGACATTTTTTTGcagagtgtagtgtatgtttagTTTCTGCCTGCTGTTGTCACTGTGCCTCAGTATAAGCCTCGTTACTGTAGTGTTGTGTATTTGGGTGCTGTATTAAAGCTTCTATGTTTGTGCCACAGGGTCAAACTGCTCACAGGTCAGAAGAACAAGCAGCTGGAGGACTTGGCGCTGTGCAGAGAAGATAGGTAAGCACCACTCTGCTTCTCAAAGACATCTTAAATAACCAGCCAACATCTGCAATGTCCTCTCCCTCTTCACCTTAGAAGCTAGATTTCCTGACTGCACATCTGTTTTATTCTAATATCCCTTTATTAATAAGGTGAGCCGTTATTATCCTGTTCATGTTTAATGCCCTACTTCAGTGAAGTGAAAAGAAATGTGAGGTTGctataaataaaaaagctgaTATGCTCCAGGGGTCTTTTTAATAAGTGGGTCATTTACCTTGtcgtaaacaaataaaatgcacGAATGCACTTGGTTACATGCGCTCATCAGTCGTTTCACACAGACTCAGTTTGGTGTTCCCAGCAGCAGTCACGCAGCAGTAAACATTGTGTGTTTTGCTCATGTTGTTGTTTGAGCAGAAAGAGCCTGAGGGAGGCAGCAGAGCGGTTGGCTGACAAGTACGAAGACGCCAAATATCGACAGGAAGCCATTATGAACAGGTTCCTTTGCTTTGCTTTTTACCAGCTTTGcctctgaaaatgaaaatgtcaaCAGTGAAATATACAACGTCCTTTTATTTGTGTCGAACAACTTCTACCCATGCCTTTTTAGATTTTCAGCTTTTTCATGCACTCAGTACATCCTAATAGGCTTATATTATATAATCCAGTATGTTAAGGTTTTCTACCAAACGTAAAATTAAAATAGTGAAGTAATGCCATTCTGCGTAACAGTGgatttctgattttaatttgtaaagCAATTGTACGGAAGATAGAgatgtttaatattattattattattattattattcagaatggcacatttcactgtatattaaaaatataatattttaatagtacagttatattttttatttttatgggtCCAATGAGTagatgtgtatttttatttataaaaagctgttcatttatttacatagtgcatttgTCTGTTAAACTGTGAGTGTAGGATGAAGCAAGTACTGGGCAGTCTGCGCAGTCAGCTTCCTGTGCTGTCTGACAGTGAGAAGGACATGAAGAAAGAGCTCCAAACCATAAGTGACCAACTCCGCCACCTAGACAACTCCATCACACAGGTCAGCTGCCCAGGAAATTAGAGGGTcaatgtgttattttgtgtttctGACTTGTGGCAGCAGGAAACTGTTCATGCTAGGGCTGAAAATTTTGAGATTATGTTTATTGCTGTTTCTTCAGCAATACTAAGATTGCT from Hoplias malabaricus isolate fHopMal1 chromosome 2, fHopMal1.hap1, whole genome shotgun sequence encodes the following:
- the nup88 gene encoding nucleoporin 88 gives rise to the protein MGVLTQRDATPRSNMASRSGDRWREGLPEHEMIKKLRERLHLEPRGTSRRIAKNLSFCLNGDFFIWDNVESVFYTTNLRQMNSEEALDSKYQTLLCINPPLFEVCQVLLSPTQYHVALIGQRGATVLELPQRWGKKSEFEGGRHQINCRTIPVAERFFTSSTSVTLRQAAWYPSETEDPHLALLTSDNTIRFYNLKEPQTPARVLPVSQSEEDTTIHSRGPSYAASLGEIAVAFDFGPLVDAPRQLTTQREKGDLLVYPLYILYENGETFLSYTSLTHTNLGKLLGPLPMYPAAEDNYGYDACAILCLPCVPNILVIATETGMLYHCVVLEAEEEDDGGAVERWSRGSESVPSLYVFECVELELTLKLPPREEEDLVESDFTCPIRLHRDPLCQHRYHCTHEAGVHSVGLTWFNKLHKFLQSDEEDKDSLQELAAEQRCIVEHILCTRPLASSLPAPVWGFWIVSDLSLGATMICITSSYECLLLPLLSSIRPPSPPLLCSRVGTGEGSGSSPLRGLADDSFEQHIRNIMARSSTNPLMLRAGDKDSSSPTPECLQLLSRATQVFREEYILKLDLAREEMQRRVKLLTGQKNKQLEDLALCREDRKSLREAAERLADKYEDAKYRQEAIMNRMKQVLGSLRSQLPVLSDSEKDMKKELQTISDQLRHLDNSITQVNMKKEYQKKQMDKGPSPARASITLNANQKKCIQGVLKEQSEHIADMMKQIKDIKNHFSF